The nucleotide sequence AAGATTTCCGGAGCCTGCGCGAAGCCGTGCCGCTGGCCGCACCCTGGTCGGTCTACAACTTCGAGGTGGACGGCCGGACGGCCGTCGAGGCGTACCTCGAACGCCATGGCCACCGCTGCACGGCGGACGAGCGCGCCTGGCTGAACGCGCAACGCGCCGCCTGGCTGTCGGTGTGGGAAGTGGTTGCGGTCGATCCGGGCAAGACGGTGAAGCTACGCGATCTCCTGTCCGACGTGCAGCGCACCGTGCAGGAAAAACGCGGCTCGCGGACCCTGGTCCCCCGTGACACGATCCTCGCCCGTGTCGTGGACCACGAGGGGATCTCGCTCCTCTGCGGCATGCATCCGCGTCCTCTGTCTCCGGTCGGCGCGGCCGAGGTCGTGCGGTACACCGGACGCCGACTGCAGCGCCGGGGAACGGTCCCCATCGACCGCCTGCGGGATCCCGCTGTTGGCAGCTACCTGATTCGCCACTGGGAGGATGCCGTGGACGTGGCGGACGCGCAACGCGCCGCGCCGCCGCAGTTCTGCAACCAGGACGGTGACCCGTTGCTGCCCACGACGGATCACTTCGACGTGACGCCCGGCGCCGCCGCGGCAGTCGAGGCCCGCGTGGCCGCGCTCGACGGCGCCGAGCGGGGCGAGACCATCGAGGACCGAACGGAGTACGCGTTCCTGCGACCGCACGACCCGCCGCATCCTGACGGGGAGCAGGCCGTCATCGGCCACGTACGCGTCGAACCGACGGTGCTCCGACTCGAAACCAACTCGGTGACCAGGGCGGACGCCCTGCGCGCGCGGATCGAGACCGCGTGCGGTACCCGGATACGCCATCGCGCGCGCGAACACACCGATCCACAGGCACTGCTGAAGGACCGCGAGGAACGGCCGCCTCCCCCTGCCCCCGGCTCGCCCGAGGCCAGGGCCGTAGCGGAATTCAAGAGGCGCCACTACGCGCGCTGGCTCGACCAGCCGCTACCCGCCCTGCAAGGACGGACGCCGCGCGATGCGGCGCGAACCGCGGCCGGACGCGCCGAACTCGAACTGGTGTTCAAGCAGATGGAGCACATGGAGAACCATGCCCCCGGCGATGCGCCCTTCGATTTCTCCCCGCTTCGCCGTGAGTTGCGGCTCGACATCACGTGACGCCTCAGATTCCCAGATCGACGGACAACCGATTCGCCGCCACAGCCCGAACCCTGCCCGCCAACCGGTAGGAGTCGCCGCCGGCGTGGACGACGATCGCCTCGGAGAGATCCAGGTCGGCGAGCGCCGAGCGCATCGAGCGCGTGACCTTCGGCGCGGTCGTGCGCTTGATTTCGATCCCGATCCGCCGGCGTCCGCGGGAAATCAGCAGATCCAGCTCCGCGCCGGTATGCGCGGCCCAGAAGTGGACCTGCTCGTCCGGCAGGCTCAGCCGGTCGATGATCGTCTCCAGCACGAATCCCTCCCACGACGCGCCGGACTTGGGATGTGCATTCAGGGACCGCATGTCGCCGATGCCGAGCAGTGCATGCAGCACTCCCGTATCGCGAAGGTAGATCTTCGGGGCTCGGACCTGCCGCTTGGCGATGTTTGCGTGCCATGGTTGCAGTTGACGCACCACCAGCGCGCCGGTCAGAAGATCGAGATAGCGCCGCACCGCGCCATCCGAGACGCCGAACGACCGCGCGAACTCCGACGAGTTCCAGATCTGCCCGTGCCAGTGGGCCAGCATCGTCCAGAAACGACGCAGC is from Acidobacteriota bacterium and encodes:
- a CDS encoding ATP-binding protein gives rise to the protein MIERVGHVRTIRQRLRAFPVVAILGPRQIGKTTLARQVTEAHAGPTHHLDLEHPADLNRLLDDPLLVLEGLRGLVVIDEVQRRPDLFTVLRVLADRRPRPARFLVLGSASPDLIRQSSESLAGRIHYRSLGGLSLDEIGAGGLDRRWLRGGFPGAWLARSHAAAFLWLENFVRTFLERDLPALGVRVPGPTLRRFWTMLAHWHGQIWNSSEFARSFGVSDGAVRRYLDLLTGALVVRQLQPWHANIAKRQVRAPKIYLRDTGVLHALLGIGDMRSLNAHPKSGASWEGFVLETIIDRLSLPDEQVHFWAAHTGAELDLLISRGRRRIGIEIKRTTAPKVTRSMRSALADLDLSEAIVVHAGGDSYRLAGRVRAVAANRLSVDLGI